tCAATTGGTTTGCATGAAatcgtgagaatataaaataGTGAACACCGAATTTTTAGCCTAGTTTTATTTAGTTTATATATGTCCGAAAAACAAAAGCGTGATTTTAAATTCTGTGAGGTGTGTTTCTTGCGATTTGGGCTGATATTttattcctcgcgtttaattaggaatctacagtattgaaAACACGTACTTCACCACAagtgtaaataaccacttttacagtaatacatgtacactatgAAATTACCCAGTAAAAACTTAGTACTAACATAGTTAAAACTACCGATAAGTACAAGTAATTTGTGTCTCCGACCCTTGCGGTTCTTCAATGACACCTGATGGGGGTTAAATACCTGACTTGTCCCATTTGCATAATACATGTGGCTTTGACTATCAGTGTACAAAAATATAGGTACAACATGAACATGTTTAAGTGACTAAGTATAAACTAGGTCGGGGTATCCCAGGGGGTTCCCCTAACCAAGAGGTAGGTCCACAGCACAgctacactattttttttttttttgaaaaactaaattatttttatggAATGACATTTGGAACTATGTTTTATCCTTATTCAACCACAATACGGTGTAAAGAATTCAAAATCtgttaataacaaaaaattccaACATGGAGGAAACATGTTAACATATGCATCACTTAGGTCTTAATAAATGTGTGCGACTCTGATAAGGTATTGGATAAATATCTGAAGATAAATGTGCAACAGTTAATTGAAAAATTCTACAAactttaataaatatacaacaGTTGATGGAAAACATCGAtctacatattttcataaatgtacAACAGTTGATGGAAAAGATcttcaaaattttatcaaaagctttgcaagaaaaaaatcccaaaCAAATAATACTATGTGATAAGGTAAATGGAACATTAAAGCTTAATAACAAAACATTCAATggtaaaaatatgtatacttactatagacaataatttatttataattactcaggtaaaaaatatattctagAAGATATAAAAAGccatgaaaatatttgaaatacattcaAGTTCAAATATAAATACACTGAACAATATAGTATAtactttgtaaaatatataatattatatatgataGTTATTGAAGGAAAAAGATTCCAACTTGAAAACTCAACTCTtattcttttcaaaaagtattttaaataacAACCAAATTTCGAGAtaattcttatgataaaaaaaattccacaaaATTGCGGCtgaacagaaaaattaaattacatggtaacattaattttgcatataaacggtacatatatatatgaatgataaaacaaaaataatataccTCCCACCTATACTCCTAATATAAAGAAAGTATAAGCAAGCTGATGCTTCCTATCTAAATcatgtaattttaagaaaaaaaagcttGTTCACGAATTGAATTGTGCTTTTTAACATTTggtcaaattttcaaattttttttacaaatacactgtatttagaaatcaataaaaattgatCTCTTCAATGATTAAACATggattttcaaaacaaattgcaGACAATGCAAAATGATGATGATTTTCTTCTAAAGGCACTACAATTTAATCAGGCAACTGCATTGAAAGAATCTATTTAAATTAGAATTTCTAAATGTTTGTCCTAGCAATAACCAATGAAATGgctgcatatacatgtaaatgcagtGAAATGATATCTGCCAATAAAGCTGAAATATCAGTACAACATACAAGAACCTGGTAATACAAGTAACAAATATCTTAGAACTCAGTCCCAGCAGTTCACAAACCAttccaagattttttttccttcatttcGTTTGCTCAAGTATAATATAAGCAAAGATGTATGTACTTTtcagttaaaatgtaaatgatattGTCACATATACAACAAAATATACTACCAGTAAGTGATTGGTGAATGTAAATACTCATTATTTTAGGGCAGAATAAAGCAAATGCCAACCTTGGaatggtttttttcattttccccATAATcacaaacaaaaacagatgCTTCGAAAGCGGTCGTATAACAAGCATTGATAGCTGTCACAATGCCCCTTTCATTATACACGCTGAACAAGTATTACAAGATTCTGTTTTAAAGCTGGTGTGAAAATATCCTGGTAAACACACATAACAATGACAATGGTTGGATGAAAACTTCGCATGTCCCCGGCACCTGCTCTAGTCATCCTTGTTGATTTCTCGACAAACGCAGAAGGCGAAAACAATTCCTATGACCTGGaatcaaaatcaaatgattGAAAAGTTCAGAGCAAATGCAatttttgctgaaaaaaaattatatatctgGTAGATATTGTAAACCAATTATCCCTAAGGAAAAACGTTTATGCTATGCTTGTAAATTATTAGTCGAAAATGAAAACCATTAACTGTCCTATGTATGACAGTTTTCGATTTCAATATTGAGATACTGTAGACGTACTTTTGTCCGCGTGGTATTAATTTACGCTATGAACGTGGGCACAAATTTTCCGCGGAATTTTATCCCAGTGTACTTAAAGTGCGTTTTGGAATTGCATTACATGAATAAGGATAATCGGAAGTTACTACATTATAGAACACTTGCATATACGTGTACCCAATGTATATcgtttttatctatgcaaactgtcaaacaaagtattgagaattcacataataaataatttaatctcctaaagatttgaattttctgtaaattcaattgcatgaaatttaaacttctcCAAGCTTGAGATAACGGCACGTGTCAGACGACAAATAGCCCCAAGCGGGTCTGTCTTTCAATGACCCAATTAACTCCACGCTAAGACCCGTGTTTTTACTGCAATTCTTAGATCCCTTTGTGCTctgatttttaattgataaaacttatcaactcataatttaaacGACATGTGAACCCATAAATTGAcagttaataaagattaaatggtGTTTCAGACGATTTTAGCCAGCGTCGTAACATCTTGACGGCTAACTAATGACTACCGACCAGTGCACAGCCGATAATTACTGCTCATTGTGAACAGTTCTTGCAATTTAAGTCCAAAGTTGAACAAATTCTAGGTAATGATCGAAAATTGCTCAGaactatatttaataataattattcaaatgttgttttttttttcgttcaaagaatccgcgtaaatttttacccgcggattaaattgatattgtgattccgcggaattatgaccccgtggaaaaaaatacgtctacagtattttcaaagataaattaTACTGTAGTATTGATCCCattaaagaaattgttaatCCATGTGATTACGGTAGAATAATACAAAACGTCTATGTTTCTACTTAGATAAATGCTTAATTCAGAGAAAACAGTTTCAGGGACTATGAAGAATTTATAAAACTGTCTTGCATGTTATAGCCTTTATGTTATAATATTCTTTTGtctcatttgatttcattttgactgtatgccaacatggtgatgtcaataaaccattgaatatgaatatatacattatatgtaaCAGCAAAACCTGCTAGCGGAAGCAATTCTtatatatatggaaaaaaatgggggggggggggggggtggtaaaTCAAGTTTTCAGTCATAGACTGGAGAAAAGTACATGCATATGTCACATCCAATCTGGAATGAAAAATGGTACCTCTAGAAATGCAATTCCAATTGCTACTCCAAATATAATCCAGTTGTATTCCATGATTAAATCTTTCAATCCATCCTTACATCCCTACAAAAGAATATGGATATACTGTTATAAAGGAAAAGGTTCACGAATGTACTACATAGCTTTTTATGCACAAGCAAAATCAGTAAATCATTTAACAAAATGTATCACTTACGAAAAATTCCCTAATGAAATCATCCTATTGCCATTCTAAGAATTTGCAACCCAAATGCAATGTTGCtaacatatatacaaatattaaacATACAAATACTTATGTATGTGAATATGATCAAATtgtgatttcattttgaatatttacttttaaaattatacatacatgtatgtatatgcatagacaatgaagtacatgtacttgcctTTGAATGATAGTAGCCTACAGTTGCATTAAAGCATGCTGTGGCATTCTTTGGCATGGCTGAATCCAGATCATCAATAGCTTTTGTTTTGTCAGTCAAAACACAACAAGTAGATGGAAAGCGGACAGTCTACAGAGTACAGAAACATCACTAAACAAAAGAATGACTACAGACTGCTGAAAAAAGCACCCAATCAAGTGACCCAAGGGCATTAATGCACAACTTCATCTAATTATagaacaatagaataacaatttaacaataaatatattaataatgcaAAATTGCATTTTTAGCTGAGGcaaatgttattaaaatatatctctTCCTGGGCATCTGACTGATAAACAGAGAATAATAAGTGACTCAgctgacaaaaaaaaagaagagtatTTTCTTACTTGAGCATTGTATTTGATGCTCAGGTTTTTCCATGTTTCAGGAGAATCTGATCCACAGCAATCCAACTACAAACAtagataaaacaaagaattatatatAACAAAGCATGCAACTGAGGAAAGTCcagcttttaaaatatgtaaacatttggATTAATAAGCTTAAACAGAGAATCTGCCTTCGTAAactaatatttacatctactgagtatgattccctctatttcttaccgAGACTTTTAGTTACGGTAATTCATAGATCtaaagaaacagccagactgaaatcacaccccatttatcgattggttgaaatctacagtggactgaaatctacacgcgtcaattattgattggtcgaaacctacagcgacctaagaaaaatcacagactgcacaaaattatcatgatgatgtcagactcaaattcccccatgagacaatttggctgtttcttttagctaatgaACTGATGTACttattaacagtaatttagtgaattttacttattttttaattcaatttattaattagttaaaaaaagatgtaaatatatacaataaaatgctttctttgatgattcatgagggttatgaaggtagtgatcattgcaaaaaaaatttacatatgtattttttctgcagtgTCACccccttcatatcccgcatcaatcaccaaagaaagcattttattgtttaaataagttAGCCTAGATCAAATTTTGCCCTATGAATGAGACACAAGAAGAATAAGACACAGAAACAATAGATTTAGCCATGAAAAAAGGAATACATTTGCTTGCgacatatcaaatacatgtactggtttTGATTTGGAAAGATTTTCTTTTAAGCTACCGGTattaaagttattaatttttcaGACCTAGGTCATGCTGGAAAGGATTTCTTATTAATAATACCATTACTGCTTTTTTAGCaattacttatatttcattGTACTTCTTAATTCACTTTTACAGAAGCCAATGATTATAATATATCCTTATAATTAATGCTTCAATCACTATGTTGACAATCCAATACACACCTCAATCTGCACAAAGTCCCAAGCGTTCCTCACGTTCTTGCTTGTCTTGTATTTTTCCATGGTCTCCATTAGAAGATCATTCACTTTTGTTTccacctaaaaataaaaaatatttgttatagagaaattgaattgaattcatatatacatttaagaaataaacagcaagttaaaaTGTTCACTcagatatgaacttggttggtcacgtgattaaatcctgtgaagcccaaaCGTTCTCGCTATGCTATgggttcatataaggaagcatatttgcaaatgtaaatatatgtagttGAAATAAATTGATCAGCAGTATATGCATTTGCGTCAGAATAAATTTCTGGTTCAAATAATACCATTATGATGTGTAATTTGTATTTTCATCttcatgtacactgtacatgtatcatcaaaTCCATCTGATGGAATTAAATTccacaaatgtaaaaaaaaaaaaaaaaaatggcatccCATGTCCTATAGAAATAGGGACAAAATGATCAATAATTTCTTGATATGTCATCACAATCACTTAAATTGCATTGAAAAAACTGCTTTTGATGCAATGTTAATTAATCAAAGCATACTGAATTTGATGCAGGTAATAGGATAGCAGGTTGTAAAATATACTTttcgacatacatgtattttataaggCCTAAGTATTCAGTATTATTCAGGGGTTTTTTGTCCAATCTTCAGCAGTTAATAGAGTAAATTTACCACAATATGGTAACATCAAAATACAAAAGTTGCAAGTCCCTGtgcttttatgtaaaaatactaaatcatcaatgacataatttttgcaatatttgcatagatttatgaattaattttgaCATGTTCCCCCCAAAAGTTGTTAGTGTGGCcatttttcatcaattgttaaaactgaaaataatcTTAACGAACACcataatatttcaatacatgttaATTTTCTATAATAATTGCAAAATGTTTGTAGACATTTGACTTTCCATCACTAGACAGGAGTTTCCTGTTATATTTTATAGGAAAAGAGATAAAAACAACTTTATATTATTAAAAGGGCTACTTGTATAACAAAAAATCTAATTTGCTGTTAGTGTATTTctcaattgattttttaataactcTTAAATGAATTAGGTCCCTCATTCTTTTCACATGCATATGAAATACAATGAGAATGGGATATCGAATGTATTCTCTTATTGTGGCAGACTTAGATTGTTTCATTACAGGTAGGcattaacagtaaaaaaaaaataataaacacctATGATAGGTAATTTCTGAACAACTGAAACTCTACTCCCACTACTTTTTTTTCCAATCATTTCTGAACAATGCACTTCTATAATCAATAGCTTATTGAATGACTGAATAAGGTGTGCTTtacaaataaatgaaacatAACTGCTGATGTCAACACAAGCATTTATGTGAAAGCTGCATGAAATCAATTAAATACCACCAAGATGCCAATTGAAAGCCTGCATGAGTATGCTATTTTTATagcatgtatataattaattggGTTTTCTCGCTACGATACATGAGCGGTGTATTTATACCAGTCCTTATTTGTCAATCTCCTTTCTTTAAGTGCATTTTCACCCTGAATGCTGCAATGTATTTGTTTCAGATACCAGTACATGTTGTTCATAGCTTTGAGGATGCTTGACAACCTGTGACTTCTAATTTTTATGACTGTCACAGTCTGTCACAACATGACTAATAGAACGCATTGTGAAACAGTTTATATTGCCAAAATGTGTTGTCTATCTTTGTGGCGCAATGGGTGTAGCTTCAATATATCAATCTGCCGGTCCCGAGTTCAAATACTGCagggacttttattttcatgaacagAGGTACAGTTTAAAAACTcgattttttcccccaaaattgaatttttctgtCATCAAGTCAAACACATATCTTTCAGTAATTTAGAAGTTGGGGTTTGTATGCAGAGCTTTTCCCAGATTTGAT
This genomic window from Magallana gigas chromosome 5, xbMagGiga1.1, whole genome shotgun sequence contains:
- the LOC105340494 gene encoding CD82 antigen, with translation MAGCCNSIARCLLILFNILFWLSGAALLGLGIWFKVDKNINSYLDVIEVDTEDPYFDYAVYVLIAFGAFVFLVGFCGCCGAVRESKCLLGFYIFFLMIIIGGEIAAAVFGFLYKDKVETKVNDLLMETMEKYKTSKNVRNAWDFVQIELDCCGSDSPETWKNLSIKYNAQTVRFPSTCCVLTDKTKAIDDLDSAMPKNATACFNATVGYYHSKGCKDGLKDLIMEYNWIIFGVAIGIAFLEVIGIVFAFCVCREINKDD